GATTCTGTTTATGATGAAATCAGTGGCGGTGGTGTAGGAATACACTATGGAGCGGGGTTAGAATATCAACCAACATTTATTCCTCACCTAACAGCACGTTTATTTTATCAAGCGGATTTGTCTTTTGTCGAAGTGGAAACTATTGGTGGCTATACTGATTATAGCGATGCATACACTTTAAATACTTCAGCTATAATGCTTGGAATGGCTTATAAATTTTAACTTTTAACTTTTAACTTTTAACTTGGATATACAATGAAAAAAATTAAATTTGCAATAATGTTAATATCATTATTAATTGTAGGTTGTGCTTCTAATCCAATGGACGTGACAACAGAGTCAAAGGTTCAGGAAGCAGCACCCAATGAAGCACAAATCGTTTTTATGAGAGATTCTCTTTTAGGCGCAGCAATTAGTTCTTCATTATTTGATATAACAAACCCTAATAATGACCCTGTTTTTGTTGGAATACTAAACAATAATACCAAAGTTATATACAAAACTGAACCAGGTCCTCATCTATTCATGGTAATTGGAGAGTCAGCTGATTTCATGAGTGCTAATATAATTAAAGGAAAAACATATTATAGTCTCGTCACCCCTAGAATGGGCATTTGGAAAGCTAGGTTTTCTTTATGGCCAATAAAGCCAAATGTAGATGCTGATTACTCATACTCAGATAAGAAAAATTTCAATCAATGGAACAATACTCATATTGCATTAATAACTGACAAGGCGTTATCTTGGTATAATAACAACAAAGATAATATTATTGAAAAACGAAATGATTACATAACAGATTGGAATGAATATTCTGCAGATAGTAAAGCTAAAAGAACATTAGATAAAAATGATTATTATCAAGATCTTTAACTGATTAAAATAAAACACCCTATAACGAACAATCCCAAGAGATCTATCGTTATAGGGCGTTTCAAATTAACAGAAAAATCAAGCTTGTTTCTGCGTTAACATCCCTTCAGTAATAATGAAATCAATGATGAAATCTAAGCCAATACTTTCTTTTAAATTGGTGAAGATATACGGTTTGTTTGGACGCATACGTTTCGTGTCAGACTCCATCACTTCAAGCGATGCCCCGACATACGGCGCGAGATCGATCTTGTTGATCACCAATAAATCTGAGCGAGTAATTCCTGGGCCGCCTTTACGTGGGATCTTCTCGCCTTCGGCTACATCAATCACATAGATAGTGAGATCGGCAAGTTCGGGGCTGAAAGTCGCACTCAAGTTATCGCCACCGCTTTCTACAAACACCACATCCAAATTTTTATGACGCTTTGCCAGTTCTTCGACTGCGGCTAAGTTCATCGACGCATCTTCACGGATCGCCGTATGTGGGCAACCACCCGTTTCGACCCCAATAATACGGTCGGCATCTAAGGCTTCGGCGCGAGTTAAGATTTTGGCATCTTCTTGAGTGTAAATATCATTAGTAACCACCGCGATGTTTAAGCGATCACGAATTGCTTTACATAATACTTCCAATAATGCCGTTTTTCCCGATCCAACCGGACCACCAATACCTATGCGTAATGGTTGTTTGTAGGTTTCTTGTGATGACATTCTCTCTTCCTTG
This portion of the Vibrio algicola genome encodes:
- a CDS encoding putative periplasmic lipoprotein — encoded protein: MKKIKFAIMLISLLIVGCASNPMDVTTESKVQEAAPNEAQIVFMRDSLLGAAISSSLFDITNPNNDPVFVGILNNNTKVIYKTEPGPHLFMVIGESADFMSANIIKGKTYYSLVTPRMGIWKARFSLWPIKPNVDADYSYSDKKNFNQWNNTHIALITDKALSWYNNNKDNIIEKRNDYITDWNEYSADSKAKRTLDKNDYYQDL
- the ureG gene encoding urease accessory protein UreG, which translates into the protein MSSQETYKQPLRIGIGGPVGSGKTALLEVLCKAIRDRLNIAVVTNDIYTQEDAKILTRAEALDADRIIGVETGGCPHTAIREDASMNLAAVEELAKRHKNLDVVFVESGGDNLSATFSPELADLTIYVIDVAEGEKIPRKGGPGITRSDLLVINKIDLAPYVGASLEVMESDTKRMRPNKPYIFTNLKESIGLDFIIDFIITEGMLTQKQA